A single genomic interval of Candidatus Thermokryptus mobilis harbors:
- a CDS encoding serine hydrolase, producing the protein MKKFAFLIHLILSLALAQPENIEILHRKTFEKIKFIADTSNGVIGVAVKNLATGETFLINENLIFPQGSAIKIPILIEVMKQASEGRFKLTDKIKIEKKHQVGGSGVLKEFADGLSELSIYDLAVLMITVSDNTATNILIDLVGMENVNKTLEKLGLKNTKLQRKMIRPDASARGEENLSTPIEAMKLMEMLYKGEVISKDVSQKVLEILTKEKEGSLGKYLPSDIKIANKPGGIEGVNCEWGIVLLPRHPYIIIVMSNYNLKSAQETIAQISKIVYEHFWRLSLSTKYGTRVPIELLK; encoded by the coding sequence ATGAAAAAATTTGCCTTTTTAATTCATCTAATTCTTTCGCTTGCACTTGCACAGCCAGAAAACATTGAAATACTTCACAGAAAGACATTTGAGAAAATCAAATTCATAGCCGATACATCAAACGGGGTCATTGGTGTCGCAGTTAAAAATCTTGCAACCGGTGAAACATTTCTCATAAATGAAAATTTGATTTTTCCACAAGGCAGTGCAATTAAAATCCCAATTTTAATTGAAGTTATGAAGCAGGCAAGCGAAGGGAGATTTAAACTAACAGACAAGATAAAAATTGAGAAAAAGCATCAAGTAGGAGGTAGTGGTGTCTTAAAAGAATTTGCCGATGGACTATCGGAATTGAGCATCTATGACCTCGCGGTTTTAATGATAACCGTAAGCGATAATACAGCAACAAACATTTTAATTGACCTCGTCGGGATGGAAAATGTAAATAAAACGCTTGAAAAACTTGGTTTGAAAAATACAAAATTACAACGAAAAATGATTCGCCCAGATGCATCAGCAAGGGGCGAAGAAAATCTTTCAACCCCAATTGAGGCGATGAAACTTATGGAAATGCTCTATAAAGGTGAAGTCATAAGCAAAGATGTCTCTCAAAAAGTTCTTGAAATCTTAACTAAAGAAAAAGAAGGAAGTCTTGGCAAATATCTACCCTCAGATATTAAAATAGCGAATAAACCCGGTGGGATTGAAGGAGTAAATTGCGAATGGGGAATAGTTTTGCTACCAAGACATCCATATATTATAATCGTGATGAGTAACTACAATTTAAAGTCAGCGCAGGAAACAATTGCCCAAATTTCAAAAATCGTATATGAACACTTTTGGCGTCTCTCGCTCTCAACAAAATATGGAACAAGAGTCCCGATTGAACTTCTAAAATAA